One Sphingopyxis macrogoltabida genomic region harbors:
- a CDS encoding transcriptional regulator domain-containing protein, with protein sequence MARKGRRDDDRQPRLDFPGYAQEFLRRSPDYRRDYQSVMADPDAGPALQEVMARRWGLCFPGRPAHPGTRGTGLLGGGRLSLCRHGRCRGFCSPGRAGSRLRIGFVPRRAACRSPGRGGRAPLYP encoded by the coding sequence ATGGCGCGGAAAGGGAGGCGAGACGATGACCGCCAGCCCCGCCTCGACTTTCCCGGCTACGCCCAGGAATTTCTGCGCCGCAGCCCGGACTATCGCCGCGACTATCAAAGCGTGATGGCGGACCCTGACGCGGGTCCGGCGTTGCAGGAGGTGATGGCCCGGCGATGGGGCCTCTGCTTTCCCGGCCGACCCGCGCATCCCGGCACGCGCGGCACCGGCCTTCTGGGAGGCGGCCGCCTGTCCTTATGTCGTCATGGTCGATGCCGCGGATTCTGCTCTCCCGGACGAGCCGGTTCTCGGCTACGGATTGGGTTCGTGCCTCGCCGAGCGGCGTGTCGCTCACCGGGCCGCGGCGGGCGGGCGCCATTATATCCTTGA
- a CDS encoding DNA -binding domain-containing protein, with protein sequence MGSCLAERRVAHRAAAGGRHYILEHECALHRIWLRGDPERASFAAVIPLDGMTGTRLRAVQDLDRWLRGAAPSPSAASPTFYQAQRLDLLLAILDLREGARVTSHEVACRLVYPRMTIGRGAAWKASPERRRTQRLIREAESLAAGGYRALLAGMPGRQK encoded by the coding sequence TTGGGTTCGTGCCTCGCCGAGCGGCGTGTCGCTCACCGGGCCGCGGCGGGCGGGCGCCATTATATCCTTGAGCATGAGTGCGCGCTTCACCGGATCTGGCTGCGCGGCGATCCGGAACGCGCTTCTTTCGCCGCCGTCATCCCGCTCGATGGCATGACCGGGACGCGGCTCCGAGCGGTTCAGGATCTCGATCGATGGCTGCGCGGGGCGGCTCCTTCACCCTCCGCAGCGTCGCCGACCTTCTACCAGGCGCAGCGGCTCGACCTGCTGCTCGCGATACTCGACCTCCGCGAAGGCGCCCGCGTCACGAGCCATGAGGTCGCCTGCCGCCTCGTCTATCCGCGCATGACCATCGGCCGCGGCGCGGCCTGGAAAGCCTCGCCCGAACGGCGGCGGACCCAGCGCCTGATCCGCGAAGCCGAGTCGCTGGCCGCCGGCGGCTACCGCGCGCTGCTCGCGGGTATGCCGGGGCGACAAAAGTAA
- a CDS encoding DUF2840 domain-containing protein, translating to MRRIDFDAALGSPGLSPRSGRAIAAPPQGASTEVELTWIEGRHEQWIRFGRVAAERILSRRTRVAAFRPGAVFAFVRWTSNDFGTIHSNIAIALAVAPGESHSTLPFVRPGAEILARIDGWPKVQKALEAIDAVEAVGIDACDAAPDHWRHIGNRIAAGLPFRPYSLERHTAWLRRRAVGS from the coding sequence ATGCGCCGCATCGATTTCGATGCGGCGCTCGGGTCGCCGGGGCTTTCGCCGCGCAGCGGTCGCGCGATTGCGGCGCCGCCGCAGGGTGCGTCGACCGAGGTCGAACTGACTTGGATCGAAGGCCGGCACGAACAATGGATCCGCTTCGGCCGCGTTGCTGCCGAGCGCATCCTGAGCCGCCGGACACGCGTCGCGGCCTTCCGTCCCGGCGCGGTCTTCGCTTTCGTCCGCTGGACGTCGAACGACTTCGGCACCATCCATTCGAACATCGCCATCGCCCTCGCCGTCGCGCCGGGCGAGTCCCATTCGACGCTGCCGTTCGTCAGACCCGGCGCCGAGATACTGGCGCGGATCGACGGCTGGCCGAAGGTCCAGAAGGCGCTCGAGGCGATCGATGCGGTCGAGGCCGTCGGCATCGACGCCTGCGATGCGGCGCCCGACCATTGGCGCCACATCGGCAACCGGATTGCAGCCGGCCTGCCGTTCCGGCCCTATTCGCTCGAACGCCACACGGCGTGGCTTCGCCGCCGGGCGGTCGGATCATGA
- a CDS encoding DUF736 domain-containing protein encodes MIIGTLTGSASHGFSGMIETVAYQAHITLESLPDFGGEDDPDWRILVGNPANEAEIGAGWNRTLAGHPYIEIMIDDPGLPAPLYAHLTQRLPDKRKYSIRWIRGDDGE; translated from the coding sequence ATGATCATCGGAACGCTGACCGGAAGCGCTTCGCACGGGTTCTCGGGGATGATCGAGACCGTCGCCTACCAAGCTCATATCACCCTTGAGAGCCTGCCCGACTTCGGCGGCGAAGACGATCCCGATTGGCGCATCCTGGTCGGCAATCCGGCCAACGAAGCCGAAATTGGCGCGGGTTGGAACCGCACTCTCGCGGGCCATCCCTACATCGAGATCATGATCGACGACCCGGGCCTCCCGGCTCCGCTCTACGCTCATCTGACCCAGAGACTTCCCGATAAGCGCAAATATTCGATCCGGTGGATCCGCGGCGATGACGGCGAGTGA
- a CDS encoding SGNH/GDSL hydrolase family protein, translating into MTNEHPVLAKEPSMPRGLKRSIVGAALLLALGATAVLGIMMYQGHRKPVGNPEYVALGSSFAAELGLGELAPGAPLACQRSVNGYPQQLARSAGLSLVDMSCSGATVKHLVGGGQFFQGPQIAPINANTRLVTLTVGGNDIGYIGSLVSAGYRNRGGIMRWLTAMSGGETYPEQQDFIAVQNEIVATIAAIRRRSPKALVVVVTYPPVLPENGTCDALHLTQQQVRSSLGVAARLAEATRKTAHQSGAVLVDMATIGSGHDACSAQPWTYDLAPPEGASFHPTRAGAAATAEQIEHILTSRM; encoded by the coding sequence ATGACGAACGAACATCCGGTATTGGCGAAAGAACCGAGCATGCCCCGCGGTCTGAAACGATCGATTGTTGGAGCGGCGTTGTTACTCGCGCTGGGCGCGACGGCGGTCCTTGGGATCATGATGTATCAAGGCCATCGCAAGCCGGTCGGAAACCCTGAATATGTCGCCTTGGGAAGTTCGTTCGCCGCGGAACTCGGTCTGGGCGAGTTGGCGCCGGGCGCTCCGTTAGCATGCCAGCGGAGTGTCAACGGCTATCCCCAACAGCTTGCGCGGTCTGCCGGTCTATCGCTCGTCGACATGAGCTGTTCGGGCGCGACCGTCAAACATCTGGTGGGTGGCGGACAGTTTTTCCAAGGCCCGCAGATCGCGCCGATCAACGCAAACACCCGGCTGGTAACCCTCACCGTCGGCGGAAACGACATTGGCTACATCGGAAGTCTCGTCTCGGCCGGCTACCGCAATCGCGGCGGTATCATGCGCTGGCTCACAGCCATGTCGGGTGGCGAAACATACCCCGAGCAACAAGATTTCATTGCCGTGCAAAACGAAATCGTGGCGACCATTGCGGCGATACGCCGGCGGTCGCCCAAAGCGCTGGTCGTTGTGGTCACCTATCCACCGGTTTTGCCTGAAAATGGCACGTGCGACGCACTGCACCTCACGCAGCAGCAAGTCAGGTCGTCGCTCGGAGTGGCCGCGAGATTGGCAGAAGCGACGAGGAAAACCGCTCACCAGAGCGGCGCAGTGTTGGTTGACATGGCGACGATCGGAAGCGGCCATGATGCATGCTCAGCGCAACCTTGGACCTACGATCTCGCCCCGCCGGAAGGCGCATCCTTTCATCCGACCAGGGCTGGAGCAGCGGCGACGGCGGAGCAGATAGAGCATATACTGACATCGCGTATGTAG
- a CDS encoding helix-turn-helix transcriptional regulator, which yields MTTGHPPRFLTTPEAARRVGLSHRTLEKHRVYGTGPVYRKLGGRVVYAIDELDAWVELGRRTSTSDPGSGIVRPARREPR from the coding sequence ATGACGACCGGTCACCCTCCACGCTTTCTCACCACGCCCGAGGCGGCAAGGCGCGTCGGCCTTTCGCACCGGACGCTCGAGAAGCATCGCGTCTATGGAACGGGGCCAGTCTATCGCAAGCTCGGGGGCCGCGTCGTCTACGCGATCGACGAACTCGACGCCTGGGTCGAGCTCGGCCGCCGCACCTCGACGTCCGATCCCGGCAGCGGCATCGTGCGTCCCGCGCGGCGAGAGCCGCGCTGA
- the trbK-alt gene encoding putative entry exclusion protein TrbK-alt, which yields MSASVASARAIEMGRAGKLVAGAIVGGMALTLALLAAVDPPAPRASVSGHISRADAGPELGETLRRCRTVTVADPECEAAWETKRRHFFGQEKDEK from the coding sequence GTGAGCGCTTCCGTCGCTTCCGCAAGGGCAATTGAGATGGGCCGGGCGGGGAAGCTCGTCGCCGGAGCGATCGTGGGCGGCATGGCGCTGACGCTTGCGCTTCTGGCGGCGGTCGACCCGCCCGCGCCGCGTGCGTCCGTTTCTGGTCACATTTCCAGAGCGGATGCAGGGCCCGAGCTTGGCGAGACGCTCCGCCGCTGCCGAACCGTCACGGTCGCGGACCCCGAATGCGAGGCGGCTTGGGAAACGAAGCGCCGCCACTTCTTTGGTCAAGAGAAGGACGAAAAATGA
- a CDS encoding DUF736 domain-containing protein, protein MARIGTFKKVSGEYRGQITTLSVQAKSVRITPEKDPSGNAPSHRVFIGDVEVGAAWEKLTQDQRPYLSVKLDDPSFTAPIFAQLFAGEDGEHDLVWSRQTRRGD, encoded by the coding sequence ATGGCCAGGATCGGCACGTTCAAGAAAGTCTCCGGCGAATATCGGGGTCAGATCACCACCCTCTCGGTGCAGGCGAAATCGGTTCGCATCACGCCCGAGAAAGACCCCAGCGGCAATGCTCCGAGCCACCGTGTCTTCATCGGCGATGTCGAGGTCGGTGCGGCCTGGGAGAAGCTGACGCAGGATCAGCGCCCCTACCTCTCGGTCAAGCTCGACGATCCGAGCTTCACCGCGCCGATCTTCGCACAGCTCTTCGCGGGCGAAGATGGCGAGCACGACCTCGTCTGGAGCCGCCAGACGCGGCGCGGCGACTGA
- a CDS encoding DUF736 domain-containing protein, protein MPTIANLHVKADGSFEGTLATLNVTAPIAIVPNGRKIKENEPDYRILSRKNGFELGAGWKRFSQSNGAEYVSVTMSAPEFGTIYGNVANAPGDDPMKKVIIWNPPA, encoded by the coding sequence ATGCCCACCATCGCCAATCTCCACGTCAAGGCCGACGGCAGCTTCGAAGGTACGCTGGCCACCCTCAACGTCACCGCGCCGATCGCGATCGTGCCGAATGGCCGCAAGATCAAGGAAAACGAGCCTGATTATCGCATCCTCAGCCGCAAGAACGGATTCGAACTGGGCGCCGGTTGGAAGCGCTTCTCGCAGAGCAACGGCGCCGAATATGTGTCGGTGACGATGTCGGCCCCCGAATTCGGGACCATCTACGGCAATGTCGCCAACGCCCCTGGCGACGACCCGATGAAAAAGGTCATCATCTGGAACCCGCCGGCCTGA
- a CDS encoding relaxase/mobilization nuclease domain-containing protein has translation MRRDDGDFRIRPGRSRDRGSGSADRGKRLAAQVRRAAARSGYTRSRSGRSRGGGTGTHGRGRRALAAMRSQPGSRRVTVMARVVRHRGARFRAAPLARHISYLEREGVTRDGRDATMFDADGDAADRDAFAARCEDDRHHFRLIVSPEDAAELGDLRTFTRDLLTDMQRDLDTRLDWVAVDHWNTDNPHVHILVRGVADDGADLVIDRGYIAAGIRGRAEALATLELGPRSELDIQDALAREVDAERWTSLDARLQRIADETGGMIDLRPSAGDDRRLQGLLIGRAAKLEAMGLAERSGAGLWTMDAGAEQALREVAVRGDVIKTMHRALARGGGRFDPAALALHEGAPDGPVIGRLVERGLHDEFAGSAYAIVDGADGRTHHIRFDDMEMTGDARPGAIVELRKWQDGKGRDQISLATRSDLPLASQVVAPGATWLDRQLVAREPVACGNGFGLEIRQAMDERARYLVSEGLASRAGDRLSLSPGLIDKLASRELEAATAAIAERTGLTAKPSAAGEYVSGIYRERVTLASGRFAMIDDGLGFQLVPWRPALDRHLGQHITGTMSPGGTVDWALGRGIGI, from the coding sequence ATGCGGCGTGACGACGGCGATTTCCGGATCAGGCCGGGACGGAGCCGCGATCGCGGCTCGGGTTCCGCGGACAGGGGCAAGCGGCTCGCGGCCCAGGTCCGCAGGGCGGCCGCCCGCTCGGGATATACCCGCTCGCGATCCGGGCGAAGCCGCGGCGGCGGCACCGGGACGCATGGGCGCGGCCGACGGGCTCTGGCCGCGATGCGCAGCCAGCCGGGCAGCCGGCGCGTCACCGTCATGGCGCGCGTGGTCCGTCATCGCGGCGCACGGTTTCGTGCAGCGCCGCTAGCGCGCCATATCTCTTATCTGGAGCGCGAGGGCGTCACCCGCGACGGACGCGACGCCACCATGTTCGATGCCGATGGCGATGCCGCCGACCGCGACGCGTTCGCCGCGCGCTGCGAGGACGACCGGCATCATTTCCGGCTGATCGTCAGCCCCGAGGACGCGGCCGAACTCGGCGACCTTCGTACCTTCACCCGCGATCTTCTGACCGACATGCAAAGGGATCTGGATACGCGCCTCGACTGGGTCGCGGTCGACCATTGGAATACCGACAATCCGCACGTCCATATTCTCGTGCGCGGCGTCGCCGACGATGGCGCCGATCTCGTCATCGACCGCGGCTATATCGCCGCCGGCATCCGCGGCCGCGCCGAGGCCTTGGCGACGCTCGAGCTCGGTCCGCGGAGCGAGCTCGACATTCAGGATGCGCTCGCACGCGAGGTCGATGCCGAACGCTGGACGAGCCTCGACGCCCGGCTGCAGCGCATCGCCGACGAAACGGGCGGGATGATCGACCTGCGCCCATCCGCCGGTGACGATCGGCGCCTGCAGGGGTTGCTCATTGGCCGCGCCGCGAAGCTCGAGGCGATGGGGCTTGCCGAGCGAAGCGGCGCCGGTCTCTGGACTATGGACGCGGGCGCCGAACAGGCGCTACGCGAGGTCGCGGTGCGCGGCGATGTCATCAAGACGATGCACCGGGCGCTCGCCCGCGGCGGCGGTCGCTTCGATCCCGCAGCGCTCGCGCTCCACGAGGGAGCTCCGGACGGGCCGGTCATCGGCCGGTTGGTCGAACGCGGTCTCCATGACGAGTTCGCGGGCAGTGCCTATGCGATCGTCGACGGTGCCGATGGGCGCACCCACCATATCCGCTTCGATGACATGGAGATGACCGGCGACGCGCGGCCCGGCGCGATCGTCGAACTGCGCAAGTGGCAGGACGGCAAGGGGCGCGATCAGATATCGCTGGCGACCCGCTCCGACCTGCCGCTTGCTTCGCAGGTGGTCGCGCCCGGCGCGACCTGGCTCGACCGCCAGCTCGTCGCCCGCGAACCCGTCGCATGCGGCAATGGCTTCGGTCTCGAAATCCGCCAGGCGATGGACGAACGCGCGCGCTATCTTGTGAGCGAAGGACTGGCTTCGCGCGCCGGCGATCGGCTGAGCCTGTCACCGGGACTGATCGACAAGCTCGCCTCGCGCGAGCTTGAGGCCGCGACCGCCGCGATCGCCGAGCGGACCGGCCTTACTGCGAAACCCTCGGCTGCCGGGGAGTATGTGAGCGGCATCTACCGCGAACGCGTCACCCTCGCATCGGGGCGCTTCGCGATGATCGACGACGGGCTCGGCTTCCAGCTCGTTCCCTGGCGCCCCGCGCTCGACCGCCACCTCGGCCAGCATATCACCGGCACCATGTCGCCCGGCGGCACGGTCGACTGGGCGCTGGGCCGGGGCATCGGCATCTAG
- a CDS encoding IS110 family transposase, protein MEITTIGLDLAKNVFQVHAVDAAGDVVVRKTLRRAQLLPFVAKTGPCLVGIEACGTSHHWARELVALGHEVRLMPPAYVKPYVKRGKNDAVDAEAICEAVTRPTMRFVAVKSREQQAALALHRSRSLLVGQRTQLINMIRSLLAEFGIVIPEGRDRALVLARQIVDSERTPEVPDDAAMIVGMLSQQALDIHARLHAIELRLAVLQRSDEVAQRLSTIPGIGPVGATALAASVSDPHQFRSGRQFAAWLGLTPLQKSSGGKERLGRISKMGDKYLRRLLVIGATSLVRRAKYKPDTADPRLVALLARKPVRVATVAMANKMARIAWALMTRGQVYQRHHAPMLAG, encoded by the coding sequence ATGGAGATTACCACGATCGGCCTGGATCTGGCCAAGAATGTTTTTCAGGTTCACGCAGTTGATGCAGCGGGCGATGTCGTTGTGCGCAAGACGCTTCGTCGTGCGCAGCTTCTGCCGTTCGTTGCGAAGACGGGGCCGTGCCTGGTCGGCATCGAGGCCTGCGGGACGTCGCACCATTGGGCACGCGAGCTGGTCGCGCTCGGGCACGAGGTGCGGCTGATGCCGCCTGCCTACGTCAAGCCTTACGTGAAGCGCGGGAAGAATGATGCTGTCGATGCGGAAGCAATCTGTGAAGCGGTCACGCGTCCGACAATGCGCTTCGTTGCGGTGAAGTCGCGCGAGCAGCAGGCGGCGCTGGCACTGCATCGAAGCCGCAGCTTGCTCGTCGGTCAGCGAACGCAGCTGATAAACATGATCCGAAGTCTGCTCGCAGAGTTTGGGATCGTCATCCCGGAAGGGCGGGATCGAGCGCTGGTCCTGGCACGGCAGATCGTCGACAGCGAGCGCACCCCGGAGGTGCCCGACGACGCAGCAATGATCGTCGGGATGCTCTCGCAGCAAGCACTCGATATCCATGCGCGACTTCACGCGATTGAGCTTCGGCTGGCAGTTCTCCAGCGTAGCGACGAGGTCGCGCAGCGCCTGTCGACGATCCCTGGTATCGGCCCGGTCGGCGCAACGGCTTTGGCGGCGTCGGTCAGCGATCCTCACCAGTTCCGTTCTGGCCGGCAGTTCGCCGCCTGGCTCGGGCTCACGCCGCTGCAAAAGTCGAGCGGCGGTAAGGAGCGGCTAGGACGGATCAGCAAGATGGGGGATAAATATCTGCGCCGACTGCTGGTCATAGGCGCGACCTCATTGGTCCGCCGCGCGAAATACAAGCCTGACACGGCAGACCCGCGCCTTGTCGCCCTGCTGGCCCGCAAGCCGGTGAGGGTCGCCACGGTCGCCATGGCGAACAAGATGGCCCGGATCGCTTGGGCGCTCATGACGCGCGGGCAAGTTTATCAGCGCCATCATGCCCCGATGCTGGCAGGATAA
- a CDS encoding S26 family signal peptidase: MNRRILSFTVATVSLFGTLFVAVEWAKPAPRLLWNASASAPIGLYRIDADAAPRVGDLVVIDPPPALAGFLSARGYLPRGVPLLKRVAAIPGALVCRSGTFVTVDGAGAARALARDRANRSLPVWTGCRTVGRGEIFLLNAAPDSLDGRYFGPLPAAGLIGTAHPLFTRSKAAAPLRRRGGDTSDDSANGKREREK; encoded by the coding sequence ATGAACCGCCGGATCCTGTCCTTCACGGTAGCGACCGTCTCGCTTTTCGGCACGCTCTTCGTCGCGGTCGAATGGGCGAAGCCCGCGCCGCGCCTGCTCTGGAATGCGAGCGCCAGCGCGCCGATCGGCCTTTACCGGATCGACGCGGATGCCGCGCCGCGGGTCGGCGACCTCGTCGTCATCGACCCGCCGCCGGCGCTCGCTGGCTTCCTATCCGCGCGCGGCTATCTGCCGCGCGGCGTGCCGCTCCTGAAGCGCGTCGCCGCGATTCCCGGCGCGCTCGTCTGCCGTTCGGGTACCTTCGTCACCGTCGACGGAGCGGGGGCTGCCCGCGCGTTGGCGCGCGACCGGGCGAACCGCTCGCTGCCGGTCTGGACCGGCTGCCGGACCGTCGGGCGCGGCGAGATCTTTCTCCTCAACGCGGCACCCGACAGCCTCGACGGCCGCTATTTCGGGCCGCTGCCCGCTGCCGGGCTGATCGGCACCGCGCATCCGCTTTTCACCCGCTCGAAAGCTGCCGCGCCGCTTCGCAGGCGCGGTGGAGACACCTCTGACGATTCTGCCAACGGCAAAAGGGAGCGCGAAAAATGA
- a CDS encoding lytic transglycosylase domain-containing protein, which produces MTASERMRRLRGNRPAWHCAALVGAFVVQPLCTPAVAAVQPGEHPYAAPVAEAAQRFAIPELWIWRVMHAESRGRAGAVSHAGAMGLMQIMPGTWASLTARHRLGPDPFDPRANILAGAAYLRAMWDRYGDIALMLAAYNAGPGRADAYASGRRGLPAETVAYVAKIAPELHGADSVNGVGNAAAAPRPSHGWRDAAIFAGRRDDLEGAHSASAPEAAAPSSAPAASLFISLSTARDR; this is translated from the coding sequence ATGACGGCGAGTGAGCGCATGCGCCGCCTGCGCGGCAATCGACCCGCATGGCATTGCGCTGCGCTTGTCGGCGCCTTCGTCGTGCAGCCCTTATGCACGCCGGCTGTCGCCGCGGTGCAGCCGGGCGAGCATCCCTATGCCGCGCCGGTCGCCGAAGCGGCGCAGCGTTTCGCCATTCCCGAACTCTGGATCTGGCGCGTGATGCACGCCGAAAGCCGGGGCAGGGCGGGCGCGGTTTCGCATGCGGGAGCGATGGGGCTGATGCAGATCATGCCCGGAACCTGGGCGTCGCTGACCGCCCGCCACCGGCTCGGCCCGGACCCCTTCGACCCCCGCGCGAACATCCTTGCGGGTGCGGCCTATCTGCGCGCGATGTGGGACCGCTATGGCGACATCGCGCTGATGCTCGCCGCCTATAATGCAGGACCTGGGCGCGCCGATGCCTATGCATCGGGCCGCCGCGGCTTGCCCGCCGAAACCGTCGCCTATGTCGCGAAGATCGCCCCCGAACTACATGGCGCCGACAGCGTCAACGGCGTTGGAAATGCCGCCGCGGCGCCAAGGCCTTCGCATGGCTGGCGGGATGCGGCGATCTTCGCCGGGCGCCGCGACGACCTCGAGGGTGCGCATTCCGCATCGGCGCCCGAAGCCGCCGCGCCGTCTTCCGCGCCGGCTGCGTCGCTCTTCATTTCGCTCTCCACCGCGCGGGACCGCTGA
- the trbJ gene encoding P-type conjugative transfer protein TrbJ yields MKKNIYRYAALAGLIAAAMLPAGSMIAPAAAQIGGIVHDPRNYAQNILTAARTLEQINNQIKQLQNQATSLVNEARNLQSLPTSTLQELQGQVDRTRGLLAEAQRIAFDVGDIQKAFDARYKGAALSGPQAALVANAEARWTNSVGAFQDAMKVQAGVVTNMGAARQSISTLVTASQSATGALQAAQAGNQLLALQSQQLGDLAAAIAAQGRAEMLDAARAAAAEAEGRERFRRFRKGN; encoded by the coding sequence ATGAAGAAGAATATCTATCGCTATGCGGCGCTGGCCGGTCTGATCGCGGCCGCGATGCTGCCTGCGGGTTCGATGATCGCGCCCGCCGCGGCGCAGATCGGCGGGATCGTCCATGATCCGCGCAACTATGCCCAGAATATCCTGACCGCTGCGCGCACGCTCGAGCAGATCAACAACCAGATCAAGCAACTCCAGAACCAGGCGACCTCGCTCGTCAACGAGGCGCGCAATCTTCAGAGCCTGCCGACCTCGACGCTGCAGGAGCTGCAGGGGCAGGTCGATCGCACCCGGGGTCTTTTGGCCGAAGCGCAGCGCATCGCTTTCGACGTCGGCGATATCCAGAAGGCGTTCGATGCCCGCTACAAGGGTGCGGCGCTGTCGGGTCCGCAGGCGGCGCTCGTCGCCAATGCCGAGGCGCGCTGGACCAACAGCGTCGGCGCCTTCCAGGACGCGATGAAGGTGCAGGCCGGCGTCGTCACCAATATGGGCGCGGCCCGCCAGTCGATCTCGACGCTGGTCACCGCCAGCCAGTCGGCGACCGGCGCGCTGCAGGCGGCGCAGGCGGGCAACCAACTGCTCGCGCTCCAGTCGCAGCAACTCGGCGACCTCGCCGCCGCGATCGCGGCGCAGGGCCGCGCCGAAATGCTGGATGCCGCGCGCGCGGCGGCGGCCGAGGCCGAAGGGCGTGAGCGCTTCCGTCGCTTCCGCAAGGGCAATTGA
- a CDS encoding long-chain fatty acid--CoA ligase: MTIPGLMQNLPLNISQILRFAATAHGDREIVSKDCDGKLFRYDYAGALSRAAAGAEWLMSLGLEPGDRISSLAWNTHRHFELFFAAPGKGLVLHTANPRLPDEHIAFTINHAESRVLLYDANLHEIVERLKPALHTIEHFVMLTGDDYDRRIAEFSGTTLWPDLEENSGAFLCYTSGTTGDPKGVLYSHRSVVLHALVAGLSGALGFSAFDVILPCQSLYHATAWGLPFAGAINGAKFVFPCDKFDGASLQELIKSEGVTFSGGVPTIWTMYLDHLARTGEDTGTLERVVIGGSAVPRAMAETFETQYGVKVRQIWGMTEMSPLGVLATPTPKVAALGHDEMNDIIWTRQGRLQFGVELKIVDDDGQDLPHDGVAAGNVLVRGPWVLERYYRQSVSALDADGWFDTGDIATVDANGFMRITDRKKDVIKSGGEWISSIDIENVAVACPGVKIAAVVGVFHPKWEERPLLVIERMPESVLDEEAVRAWLEPRLVRWWLPDRVIFDYIPLTATGKIDKKALRGRYADCLSVAPLSAA; encoded by the coding sequence ATGACAATCCCGGGTTTGATGCAGAACCTGCCGCTCAACATTTCGCAGATATTGCGCTTTGCAGCGACAGCGCACGGCGATCGCGAGATCGTATCGAAGGACTGCGACGGCAAGCTCTTTCGTTACGATTATGCGGGTGCGCTCTCGCGAGCGGCGGCGGGGGCCGAGTGGCTCATGAGCCTCGGGCTCGAACCGGGGGACCGGATCAGCTCGCTCGCTTGGAATACGCACCGGCATTTCGAACTGTTTTTTGCTGCGCCCGGGAAGGGGCTTGTTCTCCACACCGCCAATCCGAGGCTCCCGGACGAACATATCGCATTTACGATCAACCATGCCGAAAGCCGGGTGCTTCTCTATGACGCCAATCTGCACGAGATCGTCGAGCGGCTGAAACCCGCGCTCCATACGATCGAGCATTTCGTGATGCTGACCGGGGATGACTATGATCGGCGCATCGCTGAATTTTCCGGGACAACCCTTTGGCCCGACCTCGAGGAGAACAGCGGGGCCTTTCTCTGCTACACATCGGGCACCACCGGCGATCCGAAGGGCGTGCTCTACTCGCACCGCTCGGTGGTGCTGCACGCGCTTGTCGCCGGTCTGTCGGGCGCGCTCGGTTTCTCTGCCTTCGACGTGATCTTGCCGTGCCAGTCGCTCTATCACGCGACGGCCTGGGGCCTCCCATTCGCGGGAGCGATTAACGGAGCGAAGTTCGTATTTCCGTGCGACAAATTCGACGGAGCGAGCCTGCAAGAGCTGATCAAGTCCGAGGGCGTCACCTTCTCGGGCGGCGTGCCGACAATCTGGACCATGTATCTCGATCACCTCGCCCGCACGGGCGAGGACACGGGGACGCTCGAGCGTGTCGTGATTGGCGGGTCGGCCGTGCCGCGCGCGATGGCGGAGACGTTCGAGACCCAATATGGCGTCAAGGTTCGCCAGATCTGGGGCATGACCGAGATGTCGCCGCTCGGCGTGCTCGCAACGCCGACGCCCAAGGTTGCAGCGCTAGGCCATGATGAAATGAACGACATCATCTGGACGCGGCAAGGCCGGCTCCAGTTCGGCGTCGAGCTCAAGATTGTCGACGATGATGGTCAGGACTTGCCGCACGACGGTGTCGCGGCAGGCAACGTGCTCGTCCGTGGGCCTTGGGTTCTGGAACGGTATTACCGGCAGTCGGTCAGTGCGCTCGACGCCGACGGATGGTTCGATACCGGCGACATCGCCACTGTAGATGCGAATGGCTTTATGCGCATCACCGACCGGAAGAAGGACGTCATCAAATCGGGCGGCGAATGGATCAGTTCGATTGACATCGAAAATGTCGCCGTCGCTTGCCCCGGCGTCAAAATCGCGGCCGTTGTCGGCGTGTTTCATCCCAAGTGGGAGGAACGGCCGCTCCTCGTCATCGAGCGCATGCCCGAATCCGTCTTGGATGAGGAGGCTGTTCGGGCCTGGCTCGAGCCCAGGCTTGTGCGCTGGTGGCTGCCCGACCGGGTCATTTTCGACTACATTCCGCTCACCGCTACGGGCAAAATCGACAAGAAGGCTTTGCGCGGACGTTACGCGGATTGTCTTTCGGTCGCTCCGCTATCAGCAGCCTAG